The genomic DNA CCGAGGAAGTCTTCGCAAATTATGCGTAATCATTTTATGGTGGCTTTGCTATATTGCCCCAACTTTGAGAATGATGCTCATCTCGGCTTCTCTTTCTCTGACGTTGAGAATGATGGGGGGATTGGGGTGCTAACGCACCTTTTAGGTGTAATTTGGTATACAACGAAAGTTGGCAAAAACGAGTCGGAGGTACTGATGAAACGGCTATATTTCCTACTTCCAAACCCAGGAACTGCATGTCAAATAGTTACGGAGCTGACCAACGCTGGTGTTCGTATCGATCACATGCATGCGGTAGCAACCTATGGATCGGAGTTGCCGTGTGTTGATCAGGCCACGCTGCTTCAGACCAGTCAGTTTGGTCGAGGGACGAAGTTGGGCGTACTGGTAGGCGGCTTGGCGGGGCTACTGGGTGGCTGGTTGGCGATGCTCTATCCACCGCCTAGTCTGGAGGTCGGGAGGTCGCTGATCATGTTGAGTGGGGTGTTGGGGGCAGTGGGGGGGGCGATACTGGGGGGAATGGTGGCGCGCGACCGTTTGAATCCCGAAATACTGCCCTATGAGGGCGCTATTTTGCGCGGTACGGTGTTGCTCATGGTTGATATACCGCGTCATGAGATTGAGTTCATCACCAATTTGGTACAGCTCCATCACCCTGAGGCGATTCCCCACATTACTCCTTTACCGCAGCTATCCGTTAGCCCAAAGTAATTGAGACGCTGACTGGGATGCGTACGAACGCAAAGTTGCTACGTAAAAACGGTTGTATCGTCGTCATTCCGCTAAGGAATGCTGGAATCCAGAGGTTATGGCGGGCTGAGCCGGCGGGGCACGCCCCTGGGTTGTGGAATCCAGGCACTCCTTGCGAGATGACGATGATCTGACAGATTAATCGATGCGCAGTCTAAAACACGTTGGAGTTTTTACATACAGGTGATGCCCGTTCGAATGGCGTATTTAGTGAGTTCGGCGACGGTGTGTAACTCAATCTTACGCATGATGTTGCGACGATGTACGTCAACGGTGGTGTGGGCGATCCCGAGAATTCCAGAGATCTGTGGGGAACTCTTTCCTTCTGCCAACAGGCGTAGTACCTCCTTTTCTCGTTGACCGAGCCGCCGTTCCTCGCTAACAGCAGCGGCAGGAGGGGAGGGGGTTTTGTTAAGCTGGCTGGTTTGAACCAATATCGATACTGCGTCTGGGCAGAGATAGGTCTTACCCTGAGCTGCATTGGTGATGGCTCGTACCAATTCCTTCCCGGCGGCCAGTTTGACGACGTAGGCGACGGCGCCGGCGTCGAGCATTTCCATCACAAATTGTTTATAACCGAAAGCCGACAAGGCAACTACT from Gammaproteobacteria bacterium includes the following:
- a CDS encoding putative Transcriptional regulatory protein DegU (Evidence 3 : Putative function from multiple computational evidences), yielding MTIRVLLVDDHTMFREALRLMLDKEPGIEVVGELGDGSQIEETIARLTPGIVVMDVSMPGINGIETTRAVLAKFPEVRVVALSAFGYKQFVMEMLDAGAVAYVVKLAAGKELVRAITNAAQGKTYLCPDAVSILVQTSQLNKTPSPPAAAVSEERRLGQREKEVLRLLAEGKSSPQISGILGIAHTTVDVHRRNIMRKIELHTVAELTKYAIRTGITCM
- a CDS encoding hypothetical protein (Evidence 5 : Unknown function), yielding MRNHFMVALLYCPNFENDAHLGFSFSDVENDGGIGVLTHLLGVIWYTTKVGKNESEVLMKRLYFLLPNPGTACQIVTELTNAGVRIDHMHAVATYGSELPCVDQATLLQTSQFGRGTKLGVLVGGLAGLLGGWLAMLYPPPSLEVGRSLIMLSGVLGAVGGAILGGMVARDRLNPEILPYEGAILRGTVLLMVDIPRHEIEFITNLVQLHHPEAIPHITPLPQLSVSPK